From Oscillospiraceae bacterium CM, a single genomic window includes:
- the folB gene encoding dihydroneopterin aldolase: protein MDKILLSNLVFFGHHGVLPEEQALGQPFELDVTLYMPLDKAGRSDDLADTADYAAVYAVIRDVVTKERYALIEALAEHICDGIFKAAPPVQRVSLRIKKPQAPIDGIFDYVGVEIERDRP, encoded by the coding sequence ATGGATAAAATACTGCTGTCAAATCTTGTATTTTTCGGCCATCACGGCGTTTTGCCTGAGGAGCAGGCGCTCGGCCAGCCGTTTGAACTGGACGTGACGCTTTATATGCCGCTTGACAAGGCGGGCCGGTCGGACGACCTTGCCGACACGGCCGACTATGCCGCCGTCTACGCTGTAATCCGCGACGTTGTGACGAAAGAGCGGTATGCGCTCATTGAGGCATTGGCCGAACATATCTGCGACGGCATCTTTAAAGCCGCACCGCCAGTTCAACGGGTTTCCCTGCGCATAAAAAAACCGCAGGCCCCGATTGACGGGATATTCGATTATGTCGGTGTTGAAATTGAGCGGGACAGGCCATGA
- the folP gene encoding dihydropteroate synthase, whose protein sequence is MSFCGHELVFGERTLIMGILNLTPDSFSDGGDFVSVDAAVHHAKRMLADGADIIDIGGESSRPGHTRIDAAEELRRVIPVIRALHQETNAILSLDTIRAEVAEEGVKNGIHILNDIWGFQEDRQLAAVAARYKTPVVLMHNQTGTDYAGDMVAEICRFLRQSVQIALDAGVPDDAIILDPGIGFGKTPEQNMTLMSRLAEIKALGYPVLLGASRKSMLGRILDLPPKERVEGTIATTVLGIAQGVDIVRVHDVTENLRAAKVTDAIVRGFHG, encoded by the coding sequence ATGTCCTTTTGCGGCCATGAGCTCGTCTTCGGCGAGCGGACGCTTATCATGGGCATTTTGAACCTCACGCCCGACTCGTTTTCTGACGGTGGGGACTTTGTCTCTGTTGACGCGGCCGTCCATCACGCAAAAAGGATGCTCGCCGATGGCGCCGATATCATCGATATCGGCGGCGAATCGTCACGCCCCGGACACACGCGTATCGATGCCGCGGAGGAGCTCCGGCGCGTCATCCCCGTCATCCGGGCGCTTCATCAGGAGACGAACGCCATCCTGTCGCTCGACACGATCCGTGCCGAGGTCGCCGAGGAGGGCGTGAAAAACGGTATACACATTTTAAACGACATCTGGGGATTTCAGGAGGACCGGCAGCTGGCCGCCGTTGCCGCGCGGTACAAAACCCCCGTTGTTCTCATGCACAACCAAACCGGCACGGACTACGCCGGCGACATGGTGGCGGAAATTTGCCGCTTTTTAAGGCAATCCGTCCAGATTGCGCTTGATGCCGGCGTACCGGACGACGCGATCATTTTGGACCCCGGTATCGGTTTTGGCAAAACGCCAGAGCAGAACATGACTCTTATGAGCCGCCTGGCTGAAATCAAGGCGCTGGGCTATCCTGTGCTGCTCGGCGCGTCACGTAAATCCATGCTCGGCCGCATTCTCGATCTGCCGCCGAAGGAACGCGTGGAAGGGACAATCGCAACGACCGTCTTGGGCATTGCGCAGGGCGTTGATATTGTCCGCGTGCATGACGTGACGGAAAATCTGCGTGCCGCGAAGGTGACGGATGCGATCGTGAGGGGTTTTCATGGATAA
- a CDS encoding citramalate synthase has product MQKLEMFDTTLRDGAQAEGVSFTVSDKLAIVKTLDDFGIRYIEAGNPGSNPKDMEFFRAVQSLPLKNARLVAFGSTKRKNVTVEDDANVVSLLEAGTACVSIFGKSWDLHVTEILHATLEENLVGVRETLQFFKEKGKEVIFDAEHFFDGYKANPDYAMRVLKAAKDGGADVLALCDTNGGTLPMQVYEIVKTVCTAFPDTRVGIHCHNDCGCAIASSMMAVEAGACHVQGTFMGIGERCGNADLSVIIPNLQLKAGYPCVDGGLEELCATEIKLSEIANMAVAKSKPYVGESAFAHKGGMHIDGVDKLSRSFEHVDPSLVGNSRRFLLSEVSGKKAVLLKIKDIAPHLTKDSPETAQILERLKALEHEGYQFEAADASFELLVKKIIGTFKPHFDLDLYKASSESPVPEGEMNSIAMIKIKVDGSTETTAAVGNGPVNALDQALRKALCVFYPVLSSVHLFDYKVRVLETGFATGSRVRVLIESTDGHRNWITVGVSTDIIKASFAALVDSLEYKLCLDEH; this is encoded by the coding sequence GTGCAAAAGCTTGAAATGTTCGACACGACGCTGCGTGACGGCGCACAGGCGGAAGGCGTTTCCTTTACCGTTTCGGATAAGCTGGCCATTGTCAAAACGCTTGACGATTTCGGCATCCGTTATATCGAGGCGGGCAATCCCGGCTCGAACCCGAAGGATATGGAGTTTTTCAGGGCGGTGCAATCGCTCCCGCTGAAGAACGCGCGCCTTGTCGCCTTTGGCAGTACAAAGCGCAAAAACGTCACCGTGGAGGATGACGCAAATGTGGTCTCCCTTCTGGAGGCCGGCACCGCATGCGTATCGATCTTCGGAAAATCATGGGACCTGCACGTCACCGAAATCCTGCATGCGACGCTTGAGGAAAATCTCGTCGGCGTCCGCGAGACGCTTCAATTTTTCAAGGAGAAGGGCAAGGAGGTCATTTTTGACGCCGAGCATTTCTTCGACGGCTACAAAGCAAACCCTGATTATGCCATGCGCGTGCTCAAAGCGGCAAAAGACGGCGGCGCCGATGTTCTTGCTTTATGCGACACAAACGGCGGGACGCTGCCGATGCAGGTTTACGAGATCGTCAAAACGGTTTGCACGGCTTTCCCGGACACGCGGGTCGGCATCCACTGCCACAACGACTGCGGCTGTGCCATTGCCAGCTCCATGATGGCCGTTGAAGCCGGAGCCTGCCATGTGCAGGGGACGTTTATGGGCATCGGCGAGCGCTGCGGCAACGCCGACCTCTCCGTTATTATCCCAAATCTGCAGCTCAAAGCCGGCTATCCCTGCGTTGACGGCGGCCTTGAAGAACTGTGCGCCACGGAGATTAAGCTCTCCGAGATCGCCAACATGGCTGTTGCCAAAAGTAAGCCCTACGTCGGTGAGAGCGCCTTTGCCCACAAGGGCGGCATGCACATTGACGGTGTTGACAAGCTCTCCCGCTCTTTCGAGCATGTTGATCCGTCCCTCGTCGGCAACAGCCGCCGCTTCCTTCTATCCGAGGTATCGGGGAAGAAGGCCGTTTTGCTGAAAATCAAGGACATCGCGCCCCATCTGACGAAGGACAGCCCGGAGACGGCGCAGATTTTAGAGCGCCTCAAGGCGCTTGAGCACGAGGGGTATCAGTTTGAGGCGGCCGACGCGAGCTTTGAACTGCTCGTGAAAAAGATCATCGGCACGTTTAAGCCGCACTTTGACCTCGACCTGTACAAGGCCAGCAGCGAGTCTCCCGTCCCGGAGGGCGAGATGAATTCCATCGCCATGATCAAAATCAAGGTTGACGGTAGCACCGAAACGACAGCGGCCGTCGGCAACGGCCCCGTCAACGCGCTTGATCAGGCGCTGCGCAAGGCGCTGTGTGTCTTCTACCCTGTTTTATCGTCCGTCCATCTTTTTGATTATAAGGTGCGCGTATTGGAAACCGGCTTTGCGACCGGTTCGCGCGTGCGCGTGTTGATTGAATCGACAGACGGGCACCGAAACTGGATCACCGTCGGCGTGTCGACCGACATTATTAAGGCGAGCTTTGCCGCCCTGG
- the folK gene encoding 2-amino-4-hydroxy-6-hydroxymethyldihydropteridine diphosphokinase: MNRLFLSLGSNLGDRAANIQQALTLLSEQIHIIRRSPFYETEPVGFKDQPWFLNIAVEAETTLAPLALLCVTQGVEQEMKRVKTIVNGPRIIDVDILLYNNDRIVTEQLVIPHPRMLTRAFVLKPLCDIAPSLVLDGKTIREHAESVKGEDVRLFDGLDRVNAIISDPDFITYTEKNIKAEASREFCRHDLLHAFDVARIAAILNLEELHGFKKDVLYALGLLHDVGRWREYDSGVDHAAASAELAEPILSRCGFDKPETDAMLRAIESHRKPTGDEVLSGLLYRADKLSRNCRFCKAITACKKYQNGETPRFRY, translated from the coding sequence ATGAACCGACTTTTCTTGAGCCTCGGCTCCAATCTCGGCGACAGGGCGGCAAACATACAGCAGGCTCTCACGCTTTTATCGGAGCAGATTCATATTATTCGCCGCTCCCCTTTTTACGAGACGGAGCCTGTCGGATTTAAGGACCAGCCCTGGTTTTTGAACATCGCCGTGGAGGCGGAGACAACGCTGGCGCCTTTGGCACTGCTTTGCGTCACACAGGGTGTTGAGCAGGAGATGAAGCGGGTCAAGACAATTGTCAACGGGCCTCGGATTATCGATGTGGATATCCTATTATATAATAACGATCGGATCGTCACGGAACAGCTTGTCATCCCCCATCCAAGAATGCTCACGCGCGCGTTTGTTTTGAAGCCGCTGTGTGATATCGCCCCCAGCCTTGTGCTCGACGGCAAAACTATTCGCGAGCACGCCGAAAGCGTCAAGGGTGAAGACGTCCGTCTCTTTGACGGGCTTGACCGGGTCAATGCTATCATCTCAGACCCGGACTTTATCACCTATACGGAAAAGAATATCAAGGCGGAAGCCTCGCGTGAATTCTGCCGCCACGACCTGCTGCACGCCTTTGATGTGGCGCGGATTGCCGCCATCCTCAATTTAGAGGAGCTTCACGGCTTTAAAAAAGATGTCTTATACGCGCTGGGTCTTTTACACGATGTTGGCCGCTGGCGGGAATATGACAGCGGCGTTGATCATGCCGCGGCCAGCGCCGAGCTGGCCGAACCGATTCTCTCGCGCTGCGGCTTTGACAAGCCGGAGACGGACGCCATGCTCCGGGCCATTGAAAGCCACCGGAAACCCACGGGCGACGAAGTACTGTCCGGCCTTCTATACCGCGCCGACAAGCTCTCGAGAAACTGCCGTTTCTGCAAGGCGATCACCGCTTGCAAGAAGTATCAAAACGGGGAAACGCCGCGCTTTCGCTATTGA
- the ilvD gene encoding dihydroxy-acid dehydratase: MNSDKIKEGVARAPHRALLKATGLTGTQIKKPLIGIVNSFNEIVPGHIHLATIARAVKDGVLAAGGTPIEFNTIGVCDGIAMGHEGMKYSLASRELIADSIECMVRAHCFDALVFIPNCDKIIPGMLMAASRLNLPSIFISGGPMLSINDTNGAAMDLNSVFEAVGSYNVGKFDDQQLGYYEDNACPGCGSCAGMFTANSMNCLCEAVGIALPGNGSIPAVYAARTRLAKAAGTKIMELLEKNIRALDILNDKAFTNALTVDMALGCSTNTILHLAAIANEAGIDFSLPKINDLSRKTPNLCKLAPAGKHHLQDLNAAGGVQAVMAELNKKGFLDTTVITATGRTLGENLAAARNLDNTVIRDIDNPYSQTGGIAILFGSLAPNGAVVKRSAVSDDMLVHRGPARVFDSEDAARDAIFGGQIKAGDVVVIRYEGPSGGPGMREMLSPTSAIAGMGLDKSVALVTDGRFSGATRGASIGHVSPEAQSGGNIAYVLEGDMIAIDIPNYKLDLEISEEELENRKKTISIQPKKEFGGYIGRYMRYVSSAEKGAVVN, encoded by the coding sequence ATGAACAGTGACAAGATCAAGGAAGGCGTCGCCAGAGCGCCGCACCGGGCGCTCTTGAAGGCAACAGGCCTGACCGGCACGCAGATCAAAAAGCCGCTCATCGGCATCGTCAATTCGTTTAACGAAATCGTGCCGGGCCATATTCACCTGGCGACGATTGCCCGCGCCGTCAAGGATGGCGTGCTTGCCGCCGGTGGTACGCCGATTGAATTCAACACCATCGGCGTTTGCGACGGCATTGCCATGGGCCACGAGGGCATGAAGTATTCCCTCGCCTCCCGTGAGCTCATCGCCGACAGCATTGAGTGCATGGTACGCGCGCACTGCTTTGACGCCCTCGTCTTCATCCCCAACTGTGATAAAATCATCCCCGGCATGCTGATGGCGGCCTCAAGGCTCAACCTCCCCTCCATCTTCATCTCCGGCGGGCCGATGCTGTCGATTAACGACACAAACGGCGCGGCAATGGACCTCAACAGTGTTTTTGAGGCTGTCGGCAGCTATAACGTCGGCAAATTTGACGATCAGCAGCTTGGGTATTACGAGGACAACGCTTGCCCCGGCTGCGGCTCCTGCGCCGGTATGTTTACGGCAAACTCCATGAACTGCCTATGCGAGGCCGTCGGCATCGCCCTGCCGGGCAACGGGTCAATCCCTGCTGTCTACGCCGCGCGCACGCGCCTTGCCAAGGCGGCCGGTACAAAAATCATGGAGCTTTTGGAAAAGAACATCCGCGCGCTCGATATCCTCAATGACAAAGCCTTTACGAACGCTCTGACCGTTGATATGGCGCTTGGCTGCTCGACGAACACGATTTTACATCTGGCGGCCATCGCCAATGAGGCGGGCATTGATTTCAGCCTGCCGAAAATTAACGATCTCAGCCGGAAGACGCCGAACCTGTGTAAGCTCGCCCCGGCGGGTAAGCACCACCTGCAGGATTTAAACGCCGCAGGCGGCGTGCAGGCCGTGATGGCCGAGCTCAATAAAAAGGGCTTTCTTGACACAACGGTGATCACCGCAACGGGCCGGACGCTTGGGGAAAACCTCGCGGCGGCGCGCAATCTCGACAACACGGTGATCCGCGACATTGACAATCCCTACTCTCAAACAGGCGGTATTGCGATCCTCTTCGGCTCGCTTGCCCCCAACGGCGCCGTCGTCAAGCGCAGCGCCGTGTCGGACGATATGCTGGTGCATCGGGGCCCGGCCCGCGTCTTTGACAGTGAGGACGCCGCCAGAGACGCCATCTTTGGCGGGCAAATCAAGGCCGGCGACGTCGTTGTCATCCGGTATGAGGGTCCGTCCGGCGGCCCCGGTATGCGCGAGATGCTCTCCCCCACCTCGGCGATTGCCGGTATGGGGCTTGACAAATCTGTCGCGCTCGTGACGGACGGCCGTTTCTCCGGCGCCACGCGCGGGGCTTCGATCGGCCACGTCTCGCCGGAAGCGCAGAGCGGCGGCAACATCGCCTATGTTCTGGAAGGCGACATGATCGCTATCGACATCCCGAATTATAAGCTTGACCTTGAGATTTCTGAGGAAGAGCTTGAAAACCGCAAAAAGACAATATCCATTCAACCGAAAAAAGAGTTCGGCGGCTATATCGGGCGCTATATGCGTTACGTCTCCTCCGCTGAAAAAGGCGCTGTTGTCAACTAA
- the folE gene encoding GTP cyclohydrolase I FolE, translating into MEKQRIENAVREILYAIGEDPEREGLVDTPRRIAKMYEEIFSGLAEDPEKHLEIFFQKEMYEELVLVKDIPFYSTCEHHLVPFIGKAHVAYIPKNGKLTGLSKLARVVESVSRRPQLQERLTATVADTIMKKLEPYGVMVVVEAEHLCMTMRGVKKPGSVTLTSAIRGIFDNDPKARAEVLSMINSGR; encoded by the coding sequence ATGGAAAAGCAGAGAATTGAAAACGCCGTGCGGGAAATCCTTTACGCGATCGGTGAAGACCCAGAGCGGGAAGGCCTCGTGGACACGCCGAGAAGAATTGCCAAAATGTATGAGGAGATCTTTTCCGGCCTTGCCGAAGACCCCGAAAAGCACCTGGAGATCTTCTTTCAGAAAGAAATGTATGAGGAGCTTGTGCTCGTCAAGGATATCCCTTTCTATTCGACGTGTGAGCACCATCTCGTCCCCTTTATCGGGAAGGCGCATGTTGCCTATATCCCCAAGAATGGCAAGCTGACAGGCCTTTCAAAGCTTGCGCGTGTCGTGGAATCCGTTTCCCGCAGGCCGCAGCTTCAAGAGCGCCTCACCGCAACCGTTGCCGACACGATTATGAAAAAGCTGGAGCCGTACGGCGTCATGGTCGTTGTTGAAGCCGAGCATTTGTGCATGACGATGCGCGGTGTCAAGAAGCCGGGCTCCGTGACGCTCACCTCCGCGATCCGCGGCATTTTTGACAACGACCCCAAGGCGCGCGCCGAGGTTTTGTCAATGATCAACAGCGGGAGATAA
- a CDS encoding DnaJ domain-containing protein, whose protein sequence is MMLSEDFYTILQVHFLAEPEVIESAYKRLAKKYHPDVSRVPGADSRMQKINEAYETLRDADKRCLYDRQRRPAREPGVHAPFKTADAEARTAGKKEDDAVPPGAREALRAYFDAITSRDFSGAYALITSADKKNISEDDFIRWQSCVSRVYALSAYMIAGAQAARAVAPDGRAAVLSVAFSVLTTEQNAIIGRIEKDTVVKKVLLEESAWHVAVGFDNVAPYIERFEALNGLLAAKSAISDMVEHYSQKDAATGLFNRKGFSEAAQREVWRYNRYGNVFSVLLLEVDVSDPSRSKNKALHSDAAEWAGKLLCQSFRNLDILGRWGETGFIILMPETRLSGCFEAAKKILSVFQSQKLVHNRKAYHVKLNIGIEEFNGSLEDTIRNLNTYIGAAGKTKRNCIVYFSGIYE, encoded by the coding sequence ATGATGCTCTCCGAGGATTTTTATACGATCCTGCAGGTCCATTTTTTGGCCGAGCCGGAGGTCATTGAAAGCGCCTACAAACGGCTGGCGAAAAAATACCATCCGGACGTGAGCCGCGTGCCGGGCGCGGACAGCCGAATGCAAAAAATTAACGAGGCGTATGAAACGCTGCGCGATGCCGATAAAAGATGTCTGTACGACCGGCAGCGCCGCCCGGCGCGGGAGCCCGGTGTTCACGCGCCATTCAAAACCGCGGACGCCGAAGCGCGGACAGCCGGAAAAAAAGAAGATGACGCAGTGCCGCCCGGCGCACGGGAAGCGCTAAGAGCGTATTTCGACGCCATTACAAGCCGGGATTTCTCCGGCGCATACGCGCTGATCACGTCAGCAGACAAGAAGAACATTTCGGAAGATGATTTTATTCGCTGGCAAAGCTGCGTCTCGCGCGTTTACGCGCTGAGCGCTTACATGATTGCCGGTGCGCAAGCGGCGCGGGCTGTTGCCCCGGACGGCCGGGCAGCCGTTCTGTCGGTTGCGTTTTCCGTTTTGACGACGGAGCAGAACGCCATTATCGGCCGGATCGAAAAGGACACTGTCGTTAAAAAAGTGCTTCTTGAAGAAAGCGCGTGGCACGTCGCCGTCGGGTTCGACAATGTCGCCCCATATATCGAGCGTTTTGAGGCGTTAAACGGTTTGCTCGCCGCGAAGTCGGCCATCAGCGACATGGTGGAGCATTACAGCCAGAAGGATGCCGCGACGGGCCTCTTTAACAGAAAAGGCTTTTCGGAGGCCGCGCAGCGAGAGGTTTGGCGGTATAACCGCTATGGCAACGTTTTTTCCGTCTTGCTCTTAGAGGTTGACGTGAGCGATCCAAGCCGCTCAAAAAACAAAGCCCTTCACTCGGACGCCGCCGAATGGGCGGGCAAACTGCTTTGCCAAAGCTTCCGTAACCTTGATATTCTTGGCCGATGGGGCGAGACGGGTTTTATCATCCTGATGCCGGAAACAAGGCTTTCCGGCTGCTTCGAGGCTGCGAAAAAAATCCTGTCTGTTTTCCAGTCGCAAAAGCTTGTACATAACCGCAAAGCTTATCACGTGAAGCTGAATATCGGGATTGAAGAGTTCAACGGCTCGTTGGAGGACACTATCCGCAATTTGAACACCTATATCGGCGCGGCCGGTAAAACAAAAAGAAACTGTATTGTTTACTTTAGCGGCATTTACGAGTAA
- the ilvC gene encoding ketol-acid reductoisomerase — protein MANMYYEKDCDFSVLKGKTVTIIGYGSQGHAHALNLKDSGANVIVGLYEGSKSFDTATAAGLKAMVTADAVKAADIVMILVNDEKQAALYKNDIAPNLKSGAALAFAHGFNIHYGQIVPPADIDIIMIAPKGPGHTVRYQYEEGKGVPCLIAVQQNATGKARDIALAYAYGIGGARGGILETTFREETETDLFGEQAVLCGGVTELMKAGFDTLVEAGYQPENAYFECVHEMKLIIDLVIKGGLNFMRYSISDTAEYGDYTIGKRIITDESRREMKKVLSEIQDGSFARNWILENQANRPFFNARRRQEQSLLLEKTGAELRAKMSWQKEGK, from the coding sequence ATGGCCAATATGTATTACGAAAAGGACTGCGACTTCAGTGTCCTCAAAGGAAAAACCGTCACGATCATCGGCTACGGCAGCCAGGGCCACGCCCATGCACTCAATTTAAAGGACAGCGGCGCCAACGTTATCGTTGGGCTGTATGAAGGCTCCAAATCCTTTGACACCGCGACGGCCGCAGGCCTCAAAGCCATGGTCACAGCCGACGCCGTTAAAGCGGCCGACATTGTCATGATCCTCGTCAACGACGAGAAGCAGGCGGCGCTGTATAAAAACGACATCGCCCCCAACCTGAAAAGCGGCGCGGCGCTCGCTTTCGCCCATGGCTTTAACATCCACTACGGCCAAATCGTTCCTCCGGCCGATATCGACATCATCATGATCGCCCCGAAAGGCCCCGGCCACACCGTTCGTTACCAGTATGAAGAGGGCAAGGGTGTTCCCTGCCTCATCGCCGTGCAGCAGAACGCCACCGGCAAAGCGCGCGATATCGCGCTGGCTTACGCCTACGGCATCGGCGGCGCGCGCGGCGGCATTTTGGAAACAACCTTCCGCGAGGAGACGGAGACAGACCTCTTCGGCGAGCAGGCCGTTCTCTGCGGCGGCGTCACCGAGCTGATGAAGGCCGGCTTTGACACCCTTGTCGAGGCGGGCTACCAGCCGGAGAATGCCTATTTCGAGTGCGTGCACGAGATGAAGCTCATTATTGACCTCGTCATCAAGGGCGGCCTCAACTTTATGCGCTACTCCATCAGTGACACGGCGGAATACGGCGATTACACCATCGGCAAGCGCATCATCACCGACGAGTCGCGCCGCGAGATGAAAAAGGTACTCTCCGAAATTCAGGACGGCTCGTTTGCCCGCAACTGGATTCTTGAAAATCAGGCCAACCGCCCCTTCTTCAATGCCCGCCGCCGCCAGGAGCAGAGCCTTCTCCTTGAAAAGACAGGCGCCGAGCTCCGCGCCAAAATGAGCTGGCAGAAGGAAGGCAAATAG
- the ilvB gene encoding biosynthetic-type acetolactate synthase large subunit produces MLLTGAQILIKTLIEQGVDTVFGYPGGTVINIYDELYKNSDKIHHYTTSHEQGASHAADGYARVTGKTGVVIATSGPGATNLVTGIANAYLDSTPMVAITGNVATNMLGRDSFQEVDISGVTMPITKHNYLVKDITKLAETIRDAFALAMEGRPGPVLVDITKDVQTGKTEYEPSPASAAGTPPEISTMQLNDAAQLIREAKRPYIYCGGGVIASNASEALMAFADQIDAPVGLSIMGLTAVPYAHPRYLGMVGMHGRYGATKALYESDLLIAVGTRFSDRATGNKVEFMRDRKVLQIDIDPAEIGKNIGVTSCVIGDVKGVLSALNALLPQLEHKDWMERIQYMKEHPDNNLEMNPMRLTPQSVIEGACRKNGDNVVATDVGQHQMWTTQYYQFKKPRTFVTSGGLGAMGFGMGAAIGASIGAGFKRTILFTSDGSFHMNLSELATAVTNKLPLIIIVLNNRVLGMVRQWQTLFFDGRYSNTTLERQTDFVKLAEAFGAVGLRAETNAEYEKCLEEAFGYDTPVLIDCTIDSDERVLPMIPPGGSINDIILR; encoded by the coding sequence ATGTTGTTAACAGGCGCGCAGATTCTAATCAAAACACTCATCGAGCAGGGTGTTGACACCGTATTTGGCTATCCGGGCGGAACGGTTATTAATATTTATGATGAGCTTTATAAAAACAGCGATAAAATTCATCACTATACAACAAGTCATGAGCAGGGCGCTTCGCACGCCGCCGACGGTTACGCCCGCGTGACCGGCAAGACGGGTGTTGTGATCGCCACCTCGGGCCCGGGCGCGACGAATCTCGTGACGGGCATTGCAAACGCCTATCTCGATTCAACACCGATGGTTGCCATTACCGGCAACGTCGCCACTAATATGCTCGGACGCGACAGCTTTCAGGAGGTTGACATCTCCGGCGTGACGATGCCCATCACAAAGCACAATTATCTCGTTAAGGACATCACGAAGCTGGCGGAAACAATCCGCGATGCGTTTGCCCTGGCGATGGAGGGCCGCCCCGGCCCCGTGCTCGTTGATATCACAAAGGACGTTCAGACCGGCAAGACGGAATACGAGCCGTCCCCCGCTTCGGCTGCGGGAACGCCGCCTGAAATCAGCACGATGCAGCTCAACGATGCCGCGCAGCTCATTCGCGAGGCCAAGCGCCCCTATATCTATTGTGGCGGCGGCGTCATTGCCTCCAACGCCTCCGAAGCGCTGATGGCCTTTGCTGATCAGATTGACGCGCCTGTCGGCCTGTCTATTATGGGCCTCACGGCCGTCCCGTACGCGCACCCCCGTTATCTCGGTATGGTTGGCATGCACGGCCGGTACGGCGCGACCAAGGCGCTGTATGAAAGTGATTTGCTCATCGCCGTCGGGACGCGCTTTTCCGACCGCGCCACCGGCAATAAAGTTGAGTTCATGCGCGACCGAAAGGTGCTGCAAATTGATATCGACCCGGCTGAGATTGGCAAAAACATCGGCGTCACGTCCTGCGTCATCGGTGATGTCAAAGGCGTCTTGTCGGCTTTAAACGCGCTTTTGCCGCAACTGGAACACAAGGACTGGATGGAGCGCATCCAGTATATGAAGGAGCATCCGGACAACAACCTTGAAATGAACCCGATGCGCCTGACGCCGCAATCTGTTATTGAGGGCGCCTGCCGTAAAAACGGCGACAATGTTGTGGCAACCGACGTCGGCCAGCATCAGATGTGGACGACGCAGTATTACCAGTTTAAAAAGCCGCGCACCTTCGTCACAAGCGGTGGCCTCGGCGCCATGGGCTTCGGCATGGGCGCGGCCATTGGGGCCTCGATCGGCGCCGGCTTTAAAAGAACGATTCTCTTTACGAGTGACGGCAGCTTCCACATGAACCTCAGCGAGCTGGCAACGGCCGTCACGAACAAGCTCCCGCTCATCATCATCGTGCTCAATAACCGCGTTCTCGGCATGGTTCGCCAGTGGCAGACGCTCTTCTTCGACGGCCGATACTCCAACACGACGCTTGAGCGCCAGACGGATTTCGTTAAGCTTGCCGAGGCCTTCGGCGCTGTCGGCCTGCGCGCGGAGACGAATGCCGAATACGAAAAATGCCTTGAAGAGGCGTTTGGATACGACACGCCGGTGCTCATCGACTGCACCATCGACAGCGACGAGCGCGTTTTGCCGATGATTCCGCCCGGCGGCAGCATCAACGACATTATCTTGAGATAA
- the ilvN gene encoding acetolactate synthase small subunit: MQNPFIVSLLVANHSGVLTRVSSLFSRRAFNIDSLTVGETDDPTLSRMTIVSWGDDYMKDQIVKQLQKLQDVRIVQLMDSDQIVVRELMIIKVRLTKGQLPEVMEAVNAYRANVVDLSPESMAIEITGETVKLNAFLDYMRQYSIIEMTRTGPTAIGRSTYCLEND, translated from the coding sequence ATGCAAAACCCATTTATCGTTTCGCTTCTCGTGGCCAATCACTCGGGCGTTTTAACACGTGTCTCTTCCCTCTTTTCAAGAAGGGCGTTCAACATCGACAGCCTGACCGTTGGCGAGACGGATGACCCGACGCTCTCGCGCATGACAATCGTCTCTTGGGGCGACGATTACATGAAGGACCAGATCGTCAAGCAGCTGCAGAAGCTGCAGGATGTTCGAATCGTCCAGCTAATGGACTCCGACCAAATCGTCGTCCGTGAGCTGATGATTATAAAGGTCCGGCTGACAAAAGGCCAGCTGCCGGAGGTGATGGAGGCCGTCAACGCTTACCGGGCCAATGTTGTCGACTTGTCCCCCGAATCCATGGCGATTGAAATTACCGGCGAAACCGTCAAGCTCAACGCGTTTTTAGACTATATGCGCCAGTACAGCATTATCGAAATGACGCGCACAGGCCCCACGGCCATCGGTAGAAGCACGTATTGCCTTGAAAACGACTGA